A stretch of Rhinopithecus roxellana isolate Shanxi Qingling chromosome 12, ASM756505v1, whole genome shotgun sequence DNA encodes these proteins:
- the CELA3B gene encoding chymotrypsin-like elastase family member 3B isoform X1, which translates to MLRLLSSLLLVAFASGYGQPSSQPSSRVVNGEDAVPYSWPWQVSLQYEKNGSFHHTCGGSLIAPDWVMTAGHCISSSLTYQVVLGAYNLDVKEGPEQVIPIDSGDLFVHPLWNPSCVACGNDIALIKLSRSAQLGDAVQLASLPPAGDILPNETPCYITGWGRLYTNGPLPDKLQQALLPVVDYEHCSKWNWWGPTVKKTMVCAGGDTRSGCNGDSGGPLNCPTEDGGWQVHGVTSFVSSFGCNTRRKPTVFTRVSAFIDWIEECVSGNLMASEWRLELRLNFLISTSIYKVSPLVLSSLVREDRDMPDKRLPAGGQVIT; encoded by the exons ATGCTTCGGCTGCTCAGTTCCCTCCTCCTTGTGGCCTTTG CCTCAGGCTATGGCCAACCTTCCTCTCAGCCTTCCAGCCGCGTTGTCAATGGTGAGGATGCAGTCCCCTACAGCTGGCCCTGGCAG GTTTCCCTGCAGTATGAGAAAAACGGAAGCTTCCACCACACCTGCGGTGGCAGCCTCATCGCCCCCGACTGGGTTATGACTGCGGGCCACTGCATCTC GAGCTCCCTGACCTACCAGGTGGTGTTGGGCGCGTACAACCTTGATGTGAAGGAGGGCCCCGAGCAGGTGATCCCCATCGACTCTGGGGACCTCTTTGTGCATCCACTCTGGAACCCCTCGTGTGTGGCCTGTGG cAATGACATCGCCCTCATCAAGCTCTCACGAAGCGCCCAGCTGGGAGACGCCGTCCAGCTCGCCTCACTCCCTCCTGCTGGTGACATCCTTCCCAACGAGACACCCTGCTACATCACCGGCTGGGGCCGTCTCTATA CCAACGGACCACTCCCAGACAAGCTGCAGCAGGCCCTGCTGCCCGTGGTGGACTATGAGCACTGCTCCAAGTGGAACTGGTGGGGTCCCACTGTGAAGAAGACCATGGTGTGTGCTGGTGGGGACACCCGCTCCGGCTGCAAC GGTGACTCTGGAGGACCCCTCAACTGCCCCACAGAGGATGGTGGCTGGCAGGTCCACGGTGTGACCagctttgtttcttcctttggcTGCAACACCCGAAGGAAGCCCACGGTGTTCACTCGAGTCTCTGCCTTCATCGACTGGATCGAGGAG TGTGTCTCCGGGAACTTGATGGCTTCTGAGTGGCGCTTGGAACTACGGCTGAACTTCCTtatttcaacaagtatttacaaAGTATCTCCTCTGGTCTTGTCCTCTCTTGTCAGGGAGGATAGAGACATGCCAGATAAGAGGTTGCCTGCTGGGGGACAGGTGATTACATAA
- the CELA3B gene encoding chymotrypsin-like elastase family member 3B isoform X2 has translation MLRLLSSLLLVAFASGYGQPSSQPSSRVVNGEDAVPYSWPWQVSLQYEKNGSFHHTCGGSLIAPDWVMTAGHCISSSLTYQVVLGAYNLDVKEGPEQVIPIDSGDLFVHPLWNPSCVACGNDIALIKLSRSAQLGDAVQLASLPPAGDILPNETPCYITGWGRLYTNGPLPDKLQQALLPVVDYEHCSKWNWWGPTVKKTMVCAGGDTRSGCNGDSGGPLNCPTEDGGWQVHGVTSFVSSFGCNTRRKPTVFTRVSAFIDWIEETIASH, from the exons ATGCTTCGGCTGCTCAGTTCCCTCCTCCTTGTGGCCTTTG CCTCAGGCTATGGCCAACCTTCCTCTCAGCCTTCCAGCCGCGTTGTCAATGGTGAGGATGCAGTCCCCTACAGCTGGCCCTGGCAG GTTTCCCTGCAGTATGAGAAAAACGGAAGCTTCCACCACACCTGCGGTGGCAGCCTCATCGCCCCCGACTGGGTTATGACTGCGGGCCACTGCATCTC GAGCTCCCTGACCTACCAGGTGGTGTTGGGCGCGTACAACCTTGATGTGAAGGAGGGCCCCGAGCAGGTGATCCCCATCGACTCTGGGGACCTCTTTGTGCATCCACTCTGGAACCCCTCGTGTGTGGCCTGTGG cAATGACATCGCCCTCATCAAGCTCTCACGAAGCGCCCAGCTGGGAGACGCCGTCCAGCTCGCCTCACTCCCTCCTGCTGGTGACATCCTTCCCAACGAGACACCCTGCTACATCACCGGCTGGGGCCGTCTCTATA CCAACGGACCACTCCCAGACAAGCTGCAGCAGGCCCTGCTGCCCGTGGTGGACTATGAGCACTGCTCCAAGTGGAACTGGTGGGGTCCCACTGTGAAGAAGACCATGGTGTGTGCTGGTGGGGACACCCGCTCCGGCTGCAAC GGTGACTCTGGAGGACCCCTCAACTGCCCCACAGAGGATGGTGGCTGGCAGGTCCACGGTGTGACCagctttgtttcttcctttggcTGCAACACCCGAAGGAAGCCCACGGTGTTCACTCGAGTCTCTGCCTTCATCGACTGGATCGAGGAG ACCATAGCAAGCCACTAG